Within the Halichoerus grypus chromosome 2, mHalGry1.hap1.1, whole genome shotgun sequence genome, the region AAAATAAAAGGCGCATTAAAAAATATGTCCATACAGCTGAAGGTAAACAAAACTACCCTTCCTAGATCAAGAAGTTTGCttaaggggcgcccgggtggctcagtcagttaagcatctgccttcggctcaggtcatgatcctggggccatgggatcaagtcccacattaggctccctactcaggagaaagcctgcttctccctctgcttcaacATTTACCCACCTACCTCAGAAATCTGAGGATGCTATAATTTCATGAGAAAGAAGACTGTGAATAAGTTTACTATAAAGGATAGAATAAAAGCTCCTGACAAAAATGTTACACAGAGATTCAGAAGAAATTTCCAAAAAGGTTTTCAAATCCGTAGTaaagcataatgtataaaaatatagcacttatgaaattttaaaatgaaagaaagccaCAAGAAACACGTTGTCTGCAGatcttcaggaaaaaataaatgtgcacaCACAACACTCCAAAGAGGAGACAGTAGATTTATACACATATTCAAAGCCAGACAATAACATTTTCTATGTTGTGTATTAACATGGAAAGTCTAGTCTGTTTTTAGACTGAAGATGCTGAAAGCACCCCAAAGAAGAGAACTGTGCTGGGGACGAGACTTTGGGCTTCATTATCTGGGAGATGACTAAATGAAGGTACGGTTACAAAGAATGCatttaaggaaatacattttgaaCCACTGCCATAGCAACAGAGTCCCCAGCTTCTCATGCATGAGCTACTGTTTCTCCCTGAACACAAAAATACTGCAAGGCACATTCTGGGACCAGGGCCACATTATTCTGGAGAATTAAGACTTGAATTCCTAGAAAGACGAAAAGGCAGGCCCTAAGGCCCCCAGCAGGGCTGTGGAAGGGAGCAACGAAGAAGGAACCTTCACACTAAGTTAGCTGGGTAGGTATCATGGAGACAGCAGTGAAGAACACTTTGGGAGGGCTCACCACACCTGCCTGTCCCTAAGCAGCAGCTCCCCTGTGGAATCCGTGCCTGTGCACAGCCTCTCACCCATGTGTCTGCTGATCTGCCCCTGTTTACAACCTGCCTGATGTGCTGTTTCCACAAGGGTCTGTCCAATTAAAGACTCAAACTTCTAGATCACTTTCCTTCATTTATGCCACGTTATTCCTCAGCTCagtgcttacttttttttttttttaattttatttatttatttgactgagagacacagcgagagagggaacacaagcagggggagtgggagagggagaagcaggcttcccgccgagcagggagcccaatgtggggctcgatcccaggaccctgggatcatgacctgagccaaaggcaggtgcttaatgacagagccacccaggtgcccccagtgctCACTTCTGATCAATTCCAAGCTGCCTGGTTACTCCAAATGCCTTCTCTCAGAGGTCCATCTGGTCTTGTTGATAACCACAATGCTGTTATAAAGCGCCTGCCTCTCCCGCATAACTGGACTTTTTGTGGATCATGGTGCAATTCCTGACACCTAGGACAGCTCTCTCTCAAAACCAGAACACACATTAAATAGGGCtttcggggagcctgggtggctcagtcgttgagtgtctgccttcggctcaggtcatggtcccagggtcctgggatcgagccccgcattgggctccccgctcagccggaagcctgcttctccctctcccactccccctgcttgtgttccctctctcgctgtctctctctctgtcaaataaataaataaaatcttaaaaaaaaaaaaaaaatagggctttCGGACCTGACACCACTGTTAAAAGACTAAGTCtgagtgttgtttttttctaagcTTTCTAGAATGAAGGGTTGTCTATTTCCAGTCTCCCCCATCACACTCACTTTCCTATGGGCTCCCCATAGCATCTCCTCATTGTGGGTACTCAGTCAGACGATGACATTTCGTGACTGTCTTGGTTACTCTATAAGGTAAATTAGGTGTGAGCAGGGACCAGAGGCAAGGCTCTAAATAAAATTACCCATAGAGTGACTCAGCAAACCTATGCTGAGCAAAGAACATAAAATGTTGGAGTTAggcccacacttttttttttttttttaagattttatttatttatttgagagagcgagagcgagacagcgtgagcatgagcagggggaggagcagaaggagagggacaagcggactctgcgctgagcacggagccagctgtggggcttgatcccaggaccctgagccgaaatcaagagtcagatgcttaactgactgagccccccaggcccaCTCCTTTTAGAAAGATAAAGGCTTAGGGAGGAGAAGAATTCTGCTTAACATACCAGAGCTTGGCCAATATGACAAACCTCTTTCTGATGTGTTTTGTTCCGGATTGAGCAGCTCCTCGGGGGCACAAGAGTCTGctaggaggggaggggagctgtgAGAAGGCTGGCTCCCATGCTGCTCTAACACAGCTTCCAGTTCGGCCATTTCCTGCTGGAGCTTTATCAGGTTATCTTGCATGGTATCCCTCTGCTGTAAACACAAGAAATGACACCAGGAAAGTCACACTCTTTTAGCAACTTGCCAGAGAGCAAGAATATGTCACACCAATTAATTTTAGCACGGGAACCAAAACCACCTCATATGGAATTATGAGTTCTGGCTGAACACCTTTTAATCCAACCATATTCCTGCAATTAATGCccatgaaattatttcagaataatgttagggtggggaaaaaaaaaaaaaaactcttcaaacTCTCCCAAATAGACTTGGCTTTATTGTGATGTCCTTTCAAAGctggttattttcttttcaagctagggagcaaaaaaaaaaaaaactacaatgaagGTACTCAAACACGATATTTAAAATTAGCATGattctgttaacattttacaCAGGCTGTGTTTCACAGATTTGGGACAGTGGGACTCATAAGAGATTTGGATTAGTCCATATAATAACGTCTGATTTCTGGCTGCTGAGgactcttcttctgggattctttGACCATTTAGTttctaaaagagagagagcaaagagctAATCCACTGATTTATCTATTTGTTCAACAACTATTCGCTGACCATCTATTATATGCGAGGCACGTTCTAGTTCTGGGGATTATAGCCCTCATGGTGTTGCCGTTCTGCATCCGGAGAGGGTACCTAGAGATCACCTGCTGGAGGGAAGGATCTAGCAGAAAGAGCCCTGGGAAATCCTGTAAGGACAGTTATTGTTTTCAATTCAAGATAATGGGCTCTTCTTGCTTATGGGGCTTCTAatgtttatttctccatttaaggaagaaatctgCTAAGCCTTAGGTTTTTGGTAAGTAAAGAGCTTTCCAAAACATACATTTCTTCATCACTGTTAAAAGGAACATCAACGGTTGCCGGCGAACCCCAGGGAAACAGACTGTTTCACCCTCCGTTGCTTCTGATCCTTGCAAACGACTTTGCCCTCTACTAAAAACAAGCCATCTACTTTCTCCCACAACACTGAGTTCACAGTTTTCAGGTTTTCATGACCAGAAAACGTATTCCCAGCGTCACAAAGGCTTCTGCTGCTGCCCTGAGACCGCCCTGTGGCCAGCGTCTGCGGCAGCGCCATCGCCACCACGTGGTGCTTGTGGGTAGTTCTGTTGCTGATCACAGCCTGGCCCTGGAGCCGCCTCAGTAAATCTGGAAGGAAACCGAGTGCACAGCTATCTGATAAGCTTCTGAAGCCCTATTAGTCACTTCTGGCATGACCATCACATCTGAACCTCTCTGTGGCCATTAAATAGGttagaaaatcaggaaaaatagTAACAGGAGAACTGTAATTAGAGAACTTTCCTTTGGGTTTTCCCAAAGGAATTACTTTATAACCTAAATTCCCTTGCAGGTAATTGCCCAGATACATTTGGGAGACCAAAACCAAATTGCTtactgaggctttttttttttctaattcttaagTGTTTCTGGAATTGGCCCTATTCTTCTTTTCTATTCCCAACATGCTACTCTGATCTCTTTTAATACAGCTGCATTACTGTGGAAGTTCTTTAAAAGCCATGTTTATCATGTCTCTTTCTTCCATAAGGACCTTAGTGGTATACCACTGCTCAGGTAAGTTAATACTTTCTGAACACCATATAATTATTACTCATACTGCCCTCAGGATGAAGTCCAAATTCCTAAGCACAGCATTCAAAAGGCCTTTCACACCctgatcttttatttcttccctaaaCTACCCATGTGCCCTGTTTTCCAGTCACAGGAAAACTGTgctttctggacatttcatgccTCGGTGTCTTTGCCTCGATTGctgcctcccttctctttctaccTGGAAAAACTCTTCTCCTCTTGCGAGGTCCAGCTCAAATGGCTCCTTTGGAAGTCCCCACCATCTACATCTACTATCAGGAACGATCCCCCACTACCTCAGTCATACTGCTAATGCATTAGTATATCGAAGTGGAATACTGGACCCTTCCTGATGGGAGGAATCGTTCCTTAATCATTTTTGTGTTCCCGATGCCTAACAGGTAGTAAGTACTCAGTCAATGTTTAatgcagaaatgaatgaatgaatgaatgaatgaatacagttAATCAGTCTTTGATTAAAAACAGATACTAATGGTACCAAATTAGGGTTTCTCTATCTCCTATATACTTCTCcttaattcagtttttaaacaGATAGAGGGAAAAGATCCTGCTTCAATCATTTTGCCTGTCTGTGCTACTGTAGATTTAAGTTAGCCAGGAAATCTGACCTTAAGTCTGTTTTGGGGTAAATGCTTGATAAAAACACTTTGCAAAATGAATCTTGAAGAAATAGACATATCTCTGGGAATAAGATCGGGAATATGAAAAACAAGGAGGTTGGACAGAATCAGAAATTGAGACCTACAACCTTAAAACACAAGGGACAAAAAGGTGAAAGGCACTGGTGAAAGGTCAACAGAGCCCCAAATCCACACCCACAAAGGATCATAGGAGTTGCAGAGAAAAGGTCTGCTTAGTCTTTTTGTTCATTAGTCACCATGGCAATCCCGTAGACGGGGAGAACACTGGTGACAACTCAGTACGGAACAGGTTTCTTCCTGACTTCCTGACCAGGTTTAAATCCTAGAGGGATCTGCTCTGTACAGAAAACAGGCAAAGACAAGCCCTTTCTTTCTGTAGTCCTCACAGCAATGCCAAGAATTAGAAGATTTTAAAACCGGATACCACCTGTGTTGGCAAAGATACAGGGAAATGGGAATCATCAAGTACCACAGGGGCTGGAAGAATACACATTTGTTCAGTCCTTCTGAAGAACAATGTAACAATATGTATCAAAGACCAAACATTCCAGTCCTAGGAATTTATACTAAAGAAATCATTGGGAACATGGGCAAATATTTAGCTATCAAGATACTATTACAGgagcgcctgactggctcagtcagtagagcacgcaactcttgatcttggggtcgtgagtttaagccccatgttgggtgtagagtttacttaaaaaataaaaaataaaagatattaccATAGTGCTGTACATAATAGCAAACTGTGCCTCTTACCCTGCAACCCTCATATTCAGCAACAGGTCGAATAAATCATGGCTTACCCAAAAGACAGAATACTCtatgtaattaaaaatgaatCACTGAAGAAAACTTAATGACAGAAAAAACAACATTACAATGTAAGTACATGGAGtaggatataaatattttttaaaggtaaggtGTACACATCCTCTTGTGCACATacagaaagaagaatgaagaatatGTATCaataagttaataataataattactggGTAACCCACagaatttagtattttaaataactAATGTACGCACATGGTATAAAACTCAAGGCACAAAAGGATATTCGGGGAAAAGTagggcttcctcctcctcctcccagtctTCTACTTCCCCGCTCCGAAGGCAACTACTATTACCTGTTCTGTGAAGATGATGGTGTTATCTTTAAACGCTGTGATAGAGTGCTTTTTCGAGACTGTTCTTTCTGTCATACTGGAACATTCATGTTATCAAATGCCGCAGATATGACAAGGCTCTTATCCCATTCATAAGTAACCCCAATATTGGTCTTGACCATGAGATACAGGAAGTAAAATtgtgtactttcttttttaaagaaaaaagaggactTACAGGCACCAAAGAACAAACAACTACCAGattagaagagaaagaacaaaaagaaatctcCACGAAACAACGAAAGGCTAGATCGTCTCTAACAGAAAGAGAATTCTGTAGGTTCCAATTTGGTCCCGAGAATAAACACACCCCTCTCTTTCATACAGTAGTGCTTTCATAGATATTTTTTCTATAGGGAGAATTCGTTTTGAAGGTTTAGCTTATTCATTAAATTCAGGATTGAGTGTTCTCAGCCAGctagtatatatgtgtgtgtgtacgaaACAAAAGGCAGCATGAGTTCCGTTCAGATGCTTACAATCTACTTTGAGGAGACAAGGTACCATGAATTCTAAAAGATGATACAAGCAAATGTCAGAATGTGGGATGCACGCTACCAAACGCTGAggacacaacacacacacacccacacaagcTTTTTACCTGAGTGGTTAAAATATCACTCTGAGAGGACAACCCTGAATAGTCTTCAGAGAGGCTTGTTTCACTCTTGTACCCAGATGCCACTTCACCTTAAATGATGACAAAAATAGGCTCAGATGTAAAAACAGACAGCACATACTGCAACTTGCTGTACCCATGTCTTCCCATTGGCAGGACAAACTTCACTTTCGGGTTATGCAAAATGATTATTACACTCCTTGTTTTGGGACACCTGGATTTCCTCTTGGAAATCATAACAACGAAAACCAGAAACAAGTCCACCAACAATTAGATCTCACACAAAGAAGATGTGCTAGTTGGGTAAAGGACTTCTAAGGAAAGGCACCTTAGGAGGAACATGTGTAAAGTTTAAGAAGCAGTGACTTTAGTTGCACTTGGAAACTTGTAAAACGTGCTCCCCCACAAGGCATCAACAGTTAGCTCATTTCTAGAATACGGACGGGGGCAAACACAAAAACCTGGTTCCAATACCTAAGTCTGAATCCACACTCTGCTCTTCTTCGTGATTATCTTCTTCGAGGCCAAGTTCCCTTTCATCATCATCTGAAACCAATTCCTTGTCACTCAGAACGTCCAGGTTTTCAGACTGATGCCTCACTTGTTTGGAAGGAGGATCAAACATCAAGAAAGGATCCTGGGTATTTGTATTAACAGTCAAGTCTTCCAATGCACTGGACTGTGAAGAAAATAAGCTACCAGAACACCTCGCTTCCTCACTAAGGTGATGTTCCTGGGATGCCTTTGCTGATGGCACTTGGTTACTGAGGTCACTTAAACTACTCTTCAGTGAGTCTAGgttctcctctgttttcttagACAGACCCTCTGTGGCAACAGCATTGTGACTGGTAGACTGAGAAGGTGTGTTGGTTACTTTACCAAATAGTAAGTGTTGGAAGCAGGGAAGCTCTTCCTCCTCACTAGATGTGTTCTCTTCTGAGGACTCTAATTTCCTGGCCCCTCTTTGGTGACCCTGGGCCAAATGTGTATCATCTAAAGGGCTAGGGCTCCTTCTGAATTCTCCTTTCTGGACACTTTTGCTAAAGACAGCAGATCTTTCCTTAATGTCACTTTCAGCAAAGCTGATTTTTCCCTTTACTTTGTCACCATTTAATAGATCATCGGGTGTCTCCGAACAAACCTGAGAAGCACAACTACTTCCCATAGGTTGTTCGGGGTTATCTAAAATTAGACATGGAGAGAAATCTGCATTAACAGACAGAACTACGCCTTCATTTTCtccttgccttttcatttccggATGTTTACAGTTATTTACAGGAAGGCTTTGCTTATAGACTTCAGGTTGCATAAGACCTAATCTGAGCATAGCATTTAATTTAGGTCCTCGGTTTCCACCTAGCTCTGCCTGAATGTTTTCACCACTGGAACCTACTTCATTAATACTAGAGCCTACTTCATTAGTACTGGAACCTACTTCATTAACACTGCTTGAGCTGACTTCTTTAAAGGTGCTTTCTCTGATGTTATTTTGGCTAATTGTGCTCACTGTACTTTGAATGACGCTCTCATTTCCCATTGCTCTTTCAGGTGACATTGAATGTTGCTCAAACCTTTCCTCTGACGGGTTTTTCTTACATAGAGTTTTAACAGATGATCTGATGGGAGAAAGTGGTGGTATATGATAAGGGTTTTGGGAAATTCCATGGTTATTTGCAATAAGGAGTTCAGTTTCCTTGCCTCTGAACTGAGATGACTGACAAAGCCTAGCACCTCCTTTTATGCTACATTTGGCATCATTGCCTGGCTTCTTAGCTTTCTGACCAACTGCAGAAAAGCCTGCAGTTGCATGAACTGCCTGCACATACTTGATTTCAGACTCTTTCTTTCcctgattttcttctctctgtccaCATTCAAGAGTGACTTTTGGACTTTGTTTCCTTAAGGCCCCAGAGTGGGCACAGACCGTTGCACAGTCCTTGTCTGGATCTCCTGGATTTGAAAACAGAGCAAATGACTGACGCTTTGAAACCCTGAACATATTGAGTACATACTGTACATCAAGTTCACTCTCTTCCATTTCTATGCTTGTCTCCTGAGTGTGGTTATCTTCGCATGTCAATGGATCTGCAAAACCCTCTGTGTCATTTCTAGCATCTTTAGAACAACCGTGGATAGGTTCCTTGGGGTTTTCAATTGCTGCGCACAGACTCGCACGTTGATTTGGTGCTGTTTTTGCCTTCCTTATTAGGGTGTCAGCTCCCAGTAACGAGATACTGTCCTGAGTGCTGTCATCAGTGTCAGGTACCAATGAAATATTGGTACTCTCTACAGATCTTTCAGTTTGCAAACCTCGTCCTCCACTCAATAGCAGCTCTTTGGGATCTCTGGTACTATCAGACACTTGAATCGTTCCTCGgctctcttctatttcttctcttcGAAGGCTAGGATTGACAAACTCTTGAGGTTTATTAGAACTTGAACAGTTAGGGAAAAACCCAGGTACGTTTGTTAAATTTAGCTCTGGAAAAGCATGACTGGCAAGTCTcttatttatctgttcacctgGCTTACTACCCTTCTTGGCTCCAGTTGCAGGTTCTTTATCTTCCATGAGCTGAAGCGTTTTGCTGTGTCGGACTGGCATTTGGTCCAGATGTTGTTTCTTCATCTCTTCACTGCTAGAACAACTATCGATCTGTAGTTCGCTATGATCAGGTGGGCTTGGATTTCTATTGACTACGAATTCAAGCACACAAGCGTGCCTGGTGGAGGACTTCCTCCTCAGCCTGTTCTTCTTAGGGGCTTTCAAACTGGAGCTATTTAATTCCAGTTCCATAGTGCTTATACTGCTGCTTATCGGTTCAGCTTTGCTTCTAAAAGCAGATTCTTTTTCCAATGATTCTGTTGGGTTAgcatttttctcattctgaacATAATCACCTTTTGTTTCATTCTCAGgaccattatttataatattcatcACATGACCATTTCGCTCGATTTGGTCAGTTCCCTCAACTAGCTCTTCAGGAGTCTTTGGAACAATGGCCAAATCTACTTTCTTGATAAAATCCTCAGGATGAAGGCCTGATGTAGTTCTCCTTTTACGCTTTACTTTATTCGTGAGGGGATGGGCTCGTGTTGTCTGAGGTTCTATAGCACATGCTCCTATAATTGGATCTTCATTCGTGTGGCTCACGTTAGGGAGGCTTGCCTTCCTCCGGTAggttttcccaaatattttatcttcGATATTACTCTCTACTGACTTGGTGTGGACTCTTTCACTTTCACATATCAAAGCATCCTGAGGATCACTGGCCATTAAGTCTATTTTCTCAGAAGAACCAGAATATCCGTCCACTTCATTTGGAACTTCTATTGCACCAGCTACTTCACTATTCAATTCAGATCCCCCGTCATGTGAGTCATCGGGAGTTAACATTTCATCACTTCTGGAAAACCACTCATTAACTTTCTGTATGCTACTATTCAGTGTTATCCAAGGAACATCTTGGGAATCTCTAGGACTGTCAGAGCATGGaggtttctgtttcttcagttcTTTTCTCCCACACAGGGGATCAGCATTCAGAAGTACCTTTTTCTCTGTGCTGGGAGTCTGCCTATCATTACATGTTTCCTTACTTTCAGCCCATCTGCTCTGTTGGCTCCTTCCTAAGCCaggctgtttgtttttattacagAATTCAGCCTTCTCTACATTCATTCTGTCTTTAGTGAGTAATAAACTGCTGTTCCCATGCCATAATGAGCTGGCATGAGTATTTGTGCCACATGGCTCCACATGCAAGTTTGAAACAGAAATACCCTGATACTTTTCTGGATGCTTCTCAGTTGCATGCTTCTCAGTGGTGGTCAAATCTTTATTACCGGATTGATGATGTTCAATATTTGTTATGTCCTCAGAAATTTCACAAGCAGCTGAAAGTATACAAAAACAACAAGGTGCTTAAAAATTGCATTACCATGAAAAAATATGTACACTTAATATGTACACTTAATACAACTTGGAAATAAAGCACCTGGCTATTTTTAGAGAAACTAACCTCACAAACCACCAAGTATACTGAAGATGTAGCTCATGCACTTTCAGAGAATTCCTATTTATCTAGATTCTCATTATTTCCACTCATGATACTTAAAACTTTAACTTCAGAATTCTCCCTGTTCATAAACCACACCTCCTATTTCCCTAACCTCTGACAGTGAACTAAAAGCAGACTGGGTATCAGATATACAGTGCTCTGTTCTATCTTCCGACTCATACTCCCTATATTTAAATACCAGTgtacaggaagggaaaaatgaagggggggaaatcggagggggagatgaaccatgagagactatggactctgagaaacaaactgaggattctagaggggagggaggtggggggatgggttagcctggtgatgggtattaaagagggtacgtactgcatggagcactgggtgttacacacaatgaatcatggaacactacatcaaaaactaatgatgtagggcgcctgggtggctcagttggttaagcgactgccttcagctcaggtcatgatcctggagtcccgggatcgagtcccgcatcgggctccctgctcagcagggagtctgcttctccctctgaccctcctccctctcatgctctctgtctctcattctctccctcgcaaataaataaaatcttaaaaaaaaaaaaacaaaaaactaatgatgtaatgtatggtgattaacataacataataattaaaaaaaataaaaataaaagaatgctaaaaaaaaaaaaaaagatgaaacacaAACCCGTCAATTAAAAGGCAACAACCAGTTACATAGGGTACTATTATAATCACATCAGCCTCGTGCCATTGAAACAGATCAGCCTGTACCATGACATTTGAGAAAGAAGGACATTCGAACTCTGCAAAGAGATGTTGTGAATTATAAATGTCCCAAATGGTCTTCAGAATAATCTGATTACAGTACAGGATCTACCCATTCTCTCTTCAATGCCCGTTAAGTTGGGAAGACTTATCATTACCCTTTTTTGCAGAATTCAAACTGGCTTCAGCCCTGGCTCCTTGAGGGGTGATTTGTAACAACTCGTCACCTTCCACActacagagaaaagacagaagcCTTAATGAGAAACACTAGTTATATGCTCAAAGAGCTGTCAAATAAGCAAGATCAAGTATTTTAGCTCCTCTAGGTATGGTTGCAGTAAGCTGATCAATTTGATTCACTTTTTGAAGTTTGCACTCTGCTTTAGAAACTTCCAGTCAAAATGAAATGGTCAAAGACTGAGGAAAAACAGTCACAAAAATCAGAGTAGTCGCATAGATACATTGCTTTATGGACGGGCAAaagagaactaaaatttaaatggtAGCCAAACAATACCCAAAgatagtaaaggaaaaaaaaaaaaaaccaacataatttaaaagtatatctTAATGAGAAAGCAAGAGCAAAGATACTTAAACAAAGGGCGCGCTGGGATAGAGCAGACATTCTAATAAAACACAACGCTGCCTCTGTGCTTCTCTTCCAGCtaaaaaacattttctcccaaTGAGAGATTAGGAAAAAGTCATTTGCAAACAAGATCTGACTGGCAATGGTACCACCATAGTTCAGACAAGCCATCACAGATCTTAGGGTTAAGCAATAATTCCTAAGGAAAGCAATTTGACAGGTAACCCAGTTGGGGGGTGGTGGCTTGTAGATTATTGTATAATTCATATAGACAAAGCTTGAGAGATAGATGGAattaaggaacaaaaaaagaattgaaaatgaaGCCCTTTAATATTTTCATGAGCCAAAATGCTACTGTGCGTGAGGAACTAAGTCAGACACAACTGTCTGCTGGAAGCAAGTCTGAGCAGGATTCTGTTATTTTATACTCTTCTGGACTCCACTAAGaggttttctcacctataaaaagTAAACTACCTTTAAGGTCTGTTCCAATGCCATGATTCTAACCTAAAAACCAATCCTTAATATTAATTAACTAAATACAAAAATGCCAACTACACAGACACAGGCTCTCTTTAACTCACCTGCAATAAGTTGCCTTATTAACTGTATCTTCAGAAGAATCAGATCCTAAAAAAATTCCCCAGATAACAAATcaataaaaggatttttattgAAAGAGTTAATAAATGTACTCGTTGCACAACAgatattcattcaagaaatattactGCACACTCactatatataaaatcttcagACATAATGAAACATATGGCAAGTCACACAGAAGTCCCAAGTCTGAAtcacagctctgccacttgccagcTTTGTTTTCTTGGCAAAATGTCTCAACCTCCGTGTGCCTTTTTTTGCTCATGTGTAAAGTAAGTATAATAACATTAACAACCTCATGGGTTTGCCAAGGATCTTAAATGAGTTTTGCAAGTAAGGCCCACTAGTGCCTGGACCGTGGTAAGTGCTCCTAAATATTCGCTATTAtagttattttgattatttttatgacaCAACACCTGTTGTCTTGGGACTTATGATCTTTAAGAGGGGAAAAGACATACAGGTAATTTCAAAAGAATCTGGTAAGTGCTATGGTAGACATATGGTGGTGCTTGGGAACCCAAAGAGGGTCACTCTTTCCAATTATAAATACATTCTAAAAGATAAGACAATTAGAGAGACCTGTTTGAATGGAGCTCTGCTCTTCTTAAAAGTCTTCCTAGTCTAGTACAATGTATCCTGGATCCCTCCAAATGCTCTAGCCATCCCATCATGTTATTTCTTATCCCTACTCTCCATCTTCCCAAAGCGTGTTTACACATGCTATAATCAAGACAGCCTTCCTTTGTTCTCTTTATAAAATAAGggtcttattttataaaaaggtgAGCACTACATCTTTTACACTATCTGTAACACACCATaaggctagaaaaataaaattattttatttccacttcCCAAAGTTCCCTGTCATTGTATAAATTATGAGGCTTTTGGTATAACTGTAAGACAATAATACAGCAACTATTATTCTAAACTTACAAAATCTGTGTCTCTTACCCAATTCAATGTAGACAGACTTATTCTGAGGCTGTATCTGCTG harbors:
- the BRCA1 gene encoding breast cancer type 1 susceptibility protein isoform X4, whose protein sequence is MLEIVVFPTQSFYLPKLETSIEAEMEEMDLPADRVEEVQNVLNAMQKILECPICLELIKEPVSTKCDHIFCKFCMLKLLNQRKGPSQCPLCKNDITKRSLQESTRFSQLVEELLKIIHAFELDTGLQFANSYNFSKKENNSPEHLKEEVSIIQSMGYRNRAKRLRQSEPENPALETNLSVQLSDLGLVRSLRTKQQIQPQNKSVYIELGSDSSEDTVNKATYCSVEGDELLQITPQGARAEASLNSAKKAACEISEDITNIEHHQSGNKDLTTTEKHATEKHPEKYQGISVSNLHVEPCGTNTHASSLWHGNSSLLLTKDRMNVEKAEFCNKNKQPGLGRSQQSRWAESKETCNDRQTPSTEKKVLLNADPLCGRKELKKQKPPCSDSPRDSQDVPWITLNSSIQKVNEWFSRSDEMLTPDDSHDGGSELNSEVAGAIEVPNEVDGYSGSSEKIDLMASDPQDALICESERVHTKSVESNIEDKIFGKTYRRKASLPNVSHTNEDPIIGACAIEPQTTRAHPLTNKVKRKRRTTSGLHPEDFIKKVDLAIVPKTPEELVEGTDQIERNGHVMNIINNGPENETKGDYVQNEKNANPTESLEKESAFRSKAEPISSSISTMELELNSSSLKAPKKNRLRRKSSTRHACVLEFVVNRNPSPPDHSELQIDSCSSSEEMKKQHLDQMPVRHSKTLQLMEDKEPATGAKKGSKPGEQINKRLASHAFPELNLTNVPGFFPNCSSSNKPQEFVNPSLRREEIEESRGTIQVSDSTRDPKELLLSGGRGLQTERSVESTNISLVPDTDDSTQDSISLLGADTLIRKAKTAPNQRASLCAAIENPKEPIHGCSKDARNDTEGFADPLTCEDNHTQETSIEMEESELDVQYVLNMFRVSKRQSFALFSNPGDPDKDCATVCAHSGALRKQSPKVTLECGQREENQGKKESEIKYVQAVHATAGFSAVGQKAKKPGNDAKCSIKGGARLCQSSQFRGKETELLIANNHGISQNPYHIPPLSPIRSSVKTLCKKNPSEERFEQHSMSPERAMGNESVIQSTVSTISQNNIRESTFKEVSSSSVNEVGSSTNEVGSSINEVGSSGENIQAELGGNRGPKLNAMLRLGLMQPEVYKQSLPVNNCKHPEMKRQGENEGVVLSVNADFSPCLILDNPEQPMGSSCASQVCSETPDDLLNGDKVKGKISFAESDIKERSAVFSKSVQKGEFRRSPSPLDDTHLAQGHQRGARKLESSEENTSSEEEELPCFQHLLFGKVTNTPSQSTSHNAVATEGLSKKTEENLDSLKSSLSDLSNQVPSAKASQEHHLSEEARCSGSLFSSQSSALEDLTVNTNTQDPFLMFDPPSKQVRHQSENLDVLSDKELVSDDDERELGLEEDNHEEEQSVDSDLGEVASGYKSETSLSEDYSGLSSQSDILTTQQRDTMQDNLIKLQQEMAELEAVLEQHGSQPSHSSPPLLADSCAPEELLNPEQNTSERVLTSEKSSDYPISQNPESLSADKFQVSLDSSTSKNKEPGTRRSSPSQSRLLDTKWYVHSNPRSLENTNCPAQEELVKVVSVEEQQLTKSEARNFMEQSDLPRPDLEGTPYLKSGISLFSADPESDPSTDRAPEPAHISSMPTSTSALKLPQFQAEESAKSTATVHTANTAGYNKREDSVDREKPKVISSTKRVNRRISMVASGLTPKEFMLVHKFARKHHITLTNQISEETTHVIMKTDAEFVCERTLKYFLGIAGGKWVVSYFWVTQSITERKMLDEHDFEVRGDVVNGRNHQGPKRARESRDRKIFRGLEVCCYGPFTNMPTDQLEWMVHLCGASVVKEPSLFTLSEGTHPVVVVQPDAWAEDSGFHAIGQMCEAPVVTREWVLDSVALYQCQELDTYLIPQIPCAATHSSQPCV